The Ochotona princeps isolate mOchPri1 chromosome 1, mOchPri1.hap1, whole genome shotgun sequence genome has a segment encoding these proteins:
- the LOC101528824 gene encoding adenylate kinase 4, mitochondrial-like → MTSKLLQAVILGPPGSGKGTVCQMIAQNFGLQHLSSCHLRENIKANREVGDMAKKHLERGILVPDQVITHLMLLELVSRSGQHWLLDSFPRTLVQAEALDKICDLDLVTTSNIPFETLKDRLSPRWIHPPSRRVYHMDFNPPHVHGIDDITGEALIQQEEDQPEAVAARLRWYKDTVKPVIELCKSRGVLHQFSRMETNKIWPYVYTLFSNKITPIKCRQAF, encoded by the coding sequence ATGACTTCTAAACTCCTGCAAGCAGTCATCCTCGGGCCGCCCGGCTCGGGCAAAGGCACCGTGTGCCAGATGATCGCCCAGAACTTTGGCCTGCAGCACCTTTCCAGCTGCCACTTGCGGGAGAACATCAAGGCCAACAGGGAAGTTGGTGATATGGCCAAGAAACACCTAGAGAGAGGTATTTTGGTCCCAGATCAGGTCATCACACACCTGATGCTCTTGGAGCTGGTCAGCAGAAGTGGCCAGCACTGGCTTCTGGACAGTTTTCCGAGGACACTAGTACAGGCTGAAGCTTTAGACAAAATTTGTGACCTGGATCTAGTGACCACTTCGAACATTCCGTTTGAGACACTGAAAGATCGGCTCAGCCCTCGTTGGATTCACCCTCCCAGCAGAAGAGTGTATCATATGGACTTCAACCCGCCTCATGTGCATGGAATTGATGACATCACGGGAGAAGCATTAATCCAACAAGAGGAAGATCAGCCTGAAGCAGTTGCTGCCCGGCTAAGATGGTATAAGGACACTGTGAAGCCAGTCATTGAGCTATGCAAGAGCCGAGGAGTGCTCCACCAGTTTTCGAGGATGGAGACTAATAAAATATGGCCTTATGTTTACACACTTTTCTCAAACAAGATCACACCTATTAAATGCAGACAGGCATTCTGA